In Propionimicrobium sp. PCR01-08-3, one DNA window encodes the following:
- a CDS encoding SDR family oxidoreductase: MASEQRVVILGGHGKVALLAAPKLRTAGYAVDSVIRNPEQQADVEQAGGNPVILDIESADVDRLAEAFAGASAIVFSAGAGGGNPARTNAVDYQAATRAMDAAQRAGVTRFVMVSYAGADVDLDRVDPNDSFYPYVQAKHAADAYLRDSGLDFTILGPGSLTLTPGSGEITIADPDGGINGEPAAQGRAVTSRENVASVITHVITNNAAIRETVNFYDGDTPIADAIR, encoded by the coding sequence ATGGCATCCGAACAGCGGGTAGTGATTCTCGGCGGGCACGGCAAGGTCGCTTTGCTCGCGGCACCCAAACTCCGAACCGCCGGATACGCGGTTGACTCGGTGATACGCAATCCTGAGCAGCAAGCTGACGTAGAGCAAGCGGGTGGCAACCCGGTGATCCTCGACATTGAGTCGGCCGATGTCGATCGATTGGCCGAGGCATTCGCTGGGGCGTCCGCGATCGTTTTCTCGGCCGGTGCCGGTGGTGGCAATCCGGCGCGTACCAACGCCGTCGACTATCAGGCGGCGACCAGGGCGATGGACGCAGCACAGCGCGCCGGCGTCACCCGATTCGTCATGGTCTCCTACGCGGGTGCTGATGTCGATCTTGATCGCGTCGATCCGAACGACTCGTTTTATCCCTACGTGCAGGCCAAGCATGCCGCCGATGCGTACCTGCGTGATAGCGGACTCGATTTTACGATTCTCGGCCCGGGCTCGCTGACGCTGACGCCCGGCAGCGGCGAGATCACGATCGCCGATCCGGATGGCGGGATAAATGGTGAACCGGCTGCCCAGGGCCGAGCAGTAACGTCCAGAGAAAACGTTGCGTCGGTCATCACACACGTGATCACAAACAATGCGGCAATCCGGGAGACGGTGAATTTCTACGACGGTGATACTCCGATTGCCGACGCGATCCGATAA
- a CDS encoding GNAT family N-acetyltransferase, translated as MTAELRAVRLKHAHALQRLLDSNPDYARRVGGGESAEEALTIRPPGTEASQKFDLGLWEGDELVAFSDVIRGWPSEEIAYIGLLMTHGERHRTGLGQRMHLAVLDLVAGWPEITTLRLAIVATNKDEAEPFWRRLGYLPTGDEKPYETESLKTVAHIWERPSREDIDSHLSYASGLYRGVLLLC; from the coding sequence ATGACAGCGGAACTGCGAGCGGTACGTCTCAAGCACGCTCATGCACTGCAGAGGCTATTGGACTCGAATCCTGACTATGCGCGGCGCGTGGGCGGCGGGGAATCCGCCGAAGAAGCGCTGACCATTCGTCCGCCGGGCACCGAAGCCTCCCAGAAGTTCGATCTCGGGCTTTGGGAAGGCGACGAGTTGGTTGCATTCTCGGACGTGATTCGTGGTTGGCCGAGCGAAGAGATCGCCTATATCGGCTTGTTGATGACGCATGGGGAGCGTCATAGGACGGGCCTCGGCCAGCGGATGCATCTGGCGGTTCTCGATCTCGTCGCGGGTTGGCCGGAGATCACGACGCTGCGACTGGCCATCGTGGCGACGAACAAGGACGAGGCAGAACCGTTCTGGCGCCGACTCGGATATTTACCCACAGGCGACGAAAAACCGTATGAGACAGAGAGCCTGAAGACCGTGGCGCATATCTGGGAGCGCCCCTCACGCGAGGACATTGATAGTCATCTGAGCTACGCATCAGGATTGTATCGAGGCGTCTTGTTGTTGTGCTGA
- a CDS encoding type II toxin-antitoxin system PemK/MazF family toxin has protein sequence MVTRGEIWWVDFGDPIGSEPGYRRPALVVSSDRFNRSRIATVIVTALTSNLRLAVMPGNVELEKGEADLPKDCVVNVSQTLVIDRSRLSQSVGTLSAHLMAKVDEGLRLVLAL, from the coding sequence GTGGTAACCAGGGGAGAGATCTGGTGGGTGGATTTCGGTGACCCTATCGGATCGGAACCGGGCTACCGGCGTCCCGCGCTCGTTGTTTCGTCCGATCGTTTCAATCGGTCGCGCATTGCAACTGTCATCGTCACAGCGTTGACCAGCAATCTGCGTCTGGCAGTGATGCCGGGGAATGTGGAACTCGAGAAGGGGGAAGCGGATCTCCCGAAGGACTGCGTGGTCAACGTGTCGCAGACGTTGGTGATCGACCGTTCGCGGTTGAGCCAATCCGTGGGCACATTGTCGGCTCACCTGATGGCGAAGGTCGATGAAGGTCTGCGTCTGGTTCTCGCGCTTTAG
- the ychF gene encoding redox-regulated ATPase YchF translates to MALTIGIVGLPNAGKSTLFNALTRNTVLAANYPFATIEPNVGVVGVPDERLAVLGKMFDSERLVPATVSFVDIAGIVKGASKGEGMGNAFLGNIREADAICQVTRVFTDDDVTHVDGKVNPASDIDTIRTELILADLQTLEKAMPRLEKEAKIKKESRPKYEAWVEAEKTLNDGVGIFQAGLDPEPLHDLFLLTAKPYIYVFNLDQDQLTDADLRARLSEIVAPAEAVFLDAKFESELVEMDEDEAREFLTEAGVDEPGLDQLARVGYDTLGLQSFLTAGPKESRAWTIKQGATAPEAAGVIHTDFQKGFIKAQIMNYDDLVELGSEAAVKAAGKMRLEGKDYVMEPNDIVEFRFNV, encoded by the coding sequence GTGGCACTAACCATCGGAATCGTGGGGCTTCCCAATGCGGGCAAGTCCACCTTGTTCAATGCACTCACCCGCAACACCGTTCTCGCGGCGAACTATCCGTTCGCGACGATCGAGCCGAATGTGGGGGTGGTGGGCGTACCGGACGAGCGGTTGGCGGTGCTCGGCAAGATGTTCGACTCCGAACGTCTGGTGCCGGCCACCGTGAGCTTCGTCGATATTGCAGGCATCGTGAAGGGTGCTTCCAAGGGTGAGGGCATGGGCAACGCCTTCCTCGGCAATATCCGCGAGGCCGACGCCATCTGCCAGGTGACCAGGGTGTTCACCGACGACGATGTCACCCATGTCGATGGCAAGGTGAATCCTGCGTCCGATATCGACACGATCCGGACCGAGCTGATCCTCGCCGATCTGCAGACCCTGGAAAAGGCGATGCCGAGGCTGGAGAAGGAAGCCAAGATCAAGAAGGAGTCGCGTCCGAAATACGAGGCGTGGGTCGAGGCCGAGAAGACGTTGAACGACGGCGTCGGCATCTTCCAGGCCGGGCTCGATCCCGAGCCGTTGCACGATCTTTTCCTGCTGACCGCCAAGCCGTACATCTACGTCTTCAACCTCGATCAGGACCAATTGACGGACGCCGACCTGCGCGCCCGGTTGAGTGAGATCGTCGCGCCGGCCGAAGCTGTCTTCCTGGACGCGAAGTTCGAGTCCGAGCTGGTCGAGATGGACGAGGACGAGGCCCGCGAGTTCCTCACCGAGGCCGGCGTCGATGAGCCGGGTCTGGATCAGTTGGCCCGGGTCGGATACGACACATTGGGATTGCAGAGCTTCCTGACCGCCGGACCGAAGGAATCCCGCGCCTGGACGATCAAGCAGGGCGCCACCGCACCCGAGGCCGCCGGCGTCATCCACACCGATTTCCAGAAGGGTTTCATCAAGGCCCAGATCATGAATTACGACGACCTGGTCGAGCTGGGCAGCGAGGCCGCGGTCAAAGCTGCCGGCAAGATGCGCCTGGAGGGCAAGGACTACGTGATGGAGCCGAACGACATCGTCGAGTTCCGGTTTAACGTCTGA
- a CDS encoding DUF4190 domain-containing protein has protein sequence MSSEGSWQGYDPDRDAAFRSDDYRPNTAPEDNSYDYYGQSGPQPGFGQPTPPADPLAANAAYQPGVQDSWTQPYEGSPRSQMTPYLNPNYPRPDHPNATSSIVLGVIGFFVPFLSPVALALAARGRKDVREHPGVYAGEGNLTAGYVIGIIGTVLLAFYVLIMLVMIGAVLASW, from the coding sequence GTGAGTAGCGAGGGCAGCTGGCAGGGTTACGACCCGGATCGGGACGCCGCTTTCCGCAGTGATGATTACCGGCCGAACACGGCGCCCGAAGACAATAGCTACGACTATTACGGTCAATCCGGCCCCCAGCCGGGCTTCGGGCAGCCGACACCGCCAGCGGATCCATTGGCAGCGAACGCGGCCTACCAGCCCGGCGTCCAAGATAGCTGGACGCAACCGTATGAGGGCTCGCCGCGGTCGCAGATGACCCCCTACCTGAATCCCAACTACCCGCGTCCGGATCACCCGAACGCCACCAGCAGCATCGTGCTCGGCGTCATCGGTTTCTTCGTTCCGTTCCTCAGCCCGGTTGCGTTGGCGTTGGCCGCCCGCGGCCGCAAAGATGTGCGCGAGCACCCCGGGGTCTACGCCGGCGAGGGGAACCTCACCGCCGGATACGTGATCGGCATCATCGGCACCGTGTTACTCGCCTTTTACGTGTTGATCATGCTGGTGATGATCGGCGCGGTGCTCGCGAGTTGGTGA
- a CDS encoding M18 family aminopeptidase, with protein MPASDAHATTFLDFVKDSPTSYHAVAAISARLRAAGFVEVDETERWSDALPANGFVRRDGALIAWRQPSDWTARTALRVVACHTDSPALKVKPVGEFSRAGFRLAETEIYGGPILATWFDRDLMIAGRLIDTEGRTHLVRTPAIARIPSLAVHLDASLRKDLSVDAQRDLNAVLGLEATGASGPAGSADSVIAVAAAQLGLDADDVLAEELFFVPAEEPALIGIHGELVASYRLDNLASVFPELIGFTQAEPTDHVQVLAAFDHEEIGSGTPSGASGPFLPQVLRRLSLAHGHDEDAHLAWVARGAALSADVAHGVHPVRSDRHDPVVQPRLGSGPVLKWSAPMRYATDAASTTYWVRACKSAGVEHQVFVNNNNVPGGRSLGPLLATRLGIRTVDAGVPVVGMHSARELCAASDLEGFALVTKGFLELD; from the coding sequence ATGCCTGCTTCCGACGCTCACGCGACAACCTTCCTCGATTTCGTCAAGGATTCACCCACCTCGTATCACGCCGTTGCCGCCATCAGCGCTCGGCTGAGGGCCGCAGGGTTCGTCGAGGTCGACGAGACCGAGCGATGGTCCGACGCTCTCCCGGCCAATGGATTCGTCCGCCGGGACGGGGCGTTGATCGCGTGGCGCCAACCTTCGGACTGGACCGCCCGCACCGCGCTGCGGGTGGTCGCATGCCACACCGATTCACCTGCGCTGAAGGTGAAGCCGGTAGGTGAATTCTCTCGTGCAGGATTCCGGCTTGCCGAAACCGAGATCTATGGCGGCCCCATCTTGGCGACCTGGTTCGATCGCGATCTGATGATAGCCGGCCGCCTCATCGATACCGAAGGCCGGACTCATCTCGTCCGCACACCTGCGATAGCGCGCATTCCCAGCCTGGCTGTGCATTTGGACGCGAGCCTGCGCAAAGATCTGAGCGTGGACGCTCAGCGAGACCTCAACGCCGTGCTCGGTCTGGAGGCCACTGGTGCGAGCGGGCCAGCCGGTTCGGCAGACTCGGTGATTGCCGTTGCGGCGGCACAACTAGGACTGGACGCCGACGATGTCTTGGCCGAAGAACTCTTCTTCGTCCCGGCCGAGGAACCCGCGCTCATCGGCATACATGGCGAACTGGTGGCGTCCTACCGGCTCGACAATCTGGCGTCGGTTTTCCCCGAGCTCATCGGGTTCACCCAAGCGGAGCCGACCGATCACGTTCAGGTGCTGGCGGCCTTCGATCACGAGGAGATCGGGTCGGGCACGCCCAGTGGCGCGTCCGGGCCGTTCTTGCCGCAGGTCTTGCGCCGGCTGAGTCTTGCGCACGGCCATGACGAGGACGCTCATCTGGCCTGGGTTGCGCGCGGAGCCGCGCTATCGGCGGATGTTGCGCACGGCGTGCATCCTGTCCGATCCGATCGTCATGACCCGGTGGTGCAGCCGCGGCTGGGTTCGGGTCCGGTACTGAAGTGGAGTGCGCCGATGCGCTATGCGACCGATGCCGCATCCACCACGTATTGGGTTCGGGCTTGCAAGAGCGCGGGGGTGGAGCACCAGGTCTTCGTGAACAACAACAATGTGCCGGGCGGCAGGAGCCTCGGGCCGCTGCTGGCGACAAGGCTCGGCATCCGAACAGTGGACGCAGGAGTTCCGGTGGTGGGCATGCATTCGGCACGAGAATTGTGCGCGGCGAGCGATCTCGAAGGTTTTGCCCTGGTGACCAAGGGGTTCCTGGAACTCGATTAG
- a CDS encoding zinc-binding dehydrogenase — MAEAIPTTMRAAVLRDIDKGLEIEEIRTPHPKAGEVLVKVSGCGLCHSDLHVISGAIAFPLPAVLGHEVAGEIVEVGPGNEHTGLQTGQRVAGGFLMPCGQCEACSRGRDDLCDPFFSLNRLEGKLYDGTTRLASLDGEPIAMYSMGGLAQYCVIPATSVAVVPDDIDPIKGAILGCAAMTAYGAVRRGADLRYGESVAVVATGGVGSNIIQIASAFGAKQVIAIDVADDKLAVAKGLGATDVVNSSTESVREKVLELTGGVGVDVAFEALGRPQTWASALDCLRDGGRMVPIGLGAGVQTAEVEINRTVRRSMSIIGSYGAHTRQDLPEVVRLAAAGVIRYQDIVTRELPLDKVAEGYAALRKGEITGRAVINMSL, encoded by the coding sequence ATGGCAGAAGCTATTCCGACGACGATGCGGGCCGCCGTTCTGCGGGACATCGACAAGGGCTTGGAGATCGAGGAGATCCGCACTCCGCACCCGAAAGCCGGCGAGGTGCTGGTCAAGGTTTCCGGTTGCGGGCTGTGCCACTCCGATCTACACGTGATCTCCGGCGCTATCGCCTTTCCGCTGCCGGCCGTACTCGGTCATGAGGTCGCCGGCGAGATCGTCGAGGTCGGACCCGGAAATGAGCACACCGGTTTGCAGACCGGCCAGCGGGTGGCCGGCGGATTCTTGATGCCGTGTGGTCAATGCGAGGCGTGTTCTCGTGGCCGAGACGACCTATGCGATCCCTTCTTCAGCCTCAACCGCCTCGAAGGCAAGCTCTACGACGGCACCACCAGGCTCGCGTCGCTCGACGGCGAACCGATCGCCATGTACTCGATGGGCGGTCTCGCACAATACTGCGTGATTCCGGCGACCTCGGTCGCCGTTGTGCCCGATGACATCGACCCGATCAAGGGTGCCATCCTCGGGTGCGCTGCGATGACGGCCTACGGCGCGGTGCGCCGCGGTGCCGACCTGCGCTACGGCGAGTCCGTGGCGGTGGTCGCGACCGGCGGAGTCGGTTCCAACATCATCCAGATCGCCAGCGCGTTCGGCGCCAAACAGGTCATCGCCATTGATGTGGCCGACGACAAGCTCGCCGTCGCCAAGGGGCTGGGGGCAACTGATGTCGTGAACTCCTCGACGGAATCGGTACGCGAGAAGGTTCTGGAGCTCACCGGTGGCGTGGGCGTCGACGTTGCCTTCGAGGCGCTGGGGCGTCCCCAAACCTGGGCGTCCGCTCTCGACTGCCTGCGCGACGGTGGACGCATGGTCCCGATCGGGCTCGGCGCCGGCGTCCAGACCGCAGAGGTCGAGATCAACCGCACGGTGCGCCGGTCGATGTCGATCATCGGTTCCTACGGCGCCCACACTCGCCAGGATCTACCTGAGGTCGTCCGGCTGGCGGCGGCCGGCGTCATCCGCTACCAGGACATCGTCACTCGTGAACTCCCACTCGACAAGGTGGCCGAGGGCTATGCCGCCTTGCGCAAGGGTGAGATCACCGGACGCGCGGTCATCAACATGTCGCTGTGA
- a CDS encoding CoA-acylating methylmalonate-semialdehyde dehydrogenase, which translates to MRTIEHWIDGAYYQGNPASTFDVHNPATGEVSAELLHASAEDVDHAVKVARRAQQEWSHYSLAKRQAIMYKMRQLVLDHQDEMAQMIVAEHGKNYSDAIGEIQRGRETLDFATSITVALKGQNSFDISTGVDIHTIRQPVGVVAGIVPFNFPAMVPMWMHPLAIASGNAFILKCASPVPSASLLTAELYKEAGLPDGVFNVIGGDKVAVEAICTHPDIDAISFVGSTPVAHIVQNTGVQHGKRVQALGGANNHAIVMPDADLAFAAEHISASAFGAAGERCMALPVVVAVGGIGPKLAEEVAKHAANIKVGPGMEDGVEMGPVISDVAKTRITGLIDDAVAKGAKVVMDGRPLVIPGHENGYFLAPTVLDNVSLDAPVYTQEVFGPVLAIVHADNYDEAMRIVNAQPFGNGSAIFTNDGGVARRFQLDVEAGMVGINVPIPTPVAYYSFGGWKESLMGDLHIHGPEGVQFYTKAKAITTRWPSEATFKATMSFQREE; encoded by the coding sequence GTGAGGACGATTGAGCACTGGATTGATGGTGCCTACTACCAGGGCAATCCGGCATCAACCTTTGACGTACACAACCCCGCTACCGGTGAGGTGAGCGCCGAACTGTTACATGCGAGCGCTGAAGACGTCGATCATGCGGTCAAGGTCGCACGCCGCGCGCAGCAGGAATGGAGTCATTACTCGCTGGCCAAGCGGCAGGCGATCATGTACAAGATGCGCCAGCTGGTCTTGGATCACCAGGACGAGATGGCCCAGATGATCGTCGCCGAACATGGCAAGAACTACTCGGATGCGATCGGCGAGATCCAGCGTGGACGCGAGACATTGGACTTCGCGACCTCAATCACCGTCGCGCTGAAGGGGCAGAACTCCTTCGACATCTCCACCGGTGTCGACATCCACACCATCCGCCAGCCAGTAGGCGTGGTGGCAGGCATCGTGCCGTTCAACTTCCCGGCGATGGTGCCGATGTGGATGCATCCGCTGGCCATCGCGTCGGGCAACGCATTCATCCTGAAATGCGCATCCCCGGTGCCCTCGGCCTCCCTGCTGACCGCCGAGCTGTACAAGGAAGCCGGTCTTCCGGACGGTGTGTTCAATGTGATCGGCGGCGACAAAGTGGCCGTCGAGGCCATCTGCACGCATCCGGATATCGATGCCATTTCGTTCGTCGGTTCGACGCCGGTGGCACATATCGTCCAGAACACGGGTGTGCAGCACGGCAAGCGCGTCCAGGCGCTGGGCGGCGCGAACAACCATGCCATCGTGATGCCCGACGCCGACCTCGCTTTCGCTGCCGAGCACATCTCGGCGTCCGCGTTCGGAGCGGCGGGCGAGCGTTGCATGGCGCTGCCCGTCGTGGTGGCGGTCGGCGGAATCGGCCCGAAGCTGGCCGAAGAAGTCGCCAAGCATGCCGCCAACATCAAGGTCGGCCCCGGCATGGAGGACGGCGTCGAGATGGGACCGGTCATCAGCGACGTCGCCAAGACGCGCATCACCGGCTTGATCGACGACGCGGTGGCCAAGGGCGCCAAAGTCGTCATGGACGGCCGTCCGTTGGTCATCCCCGGCCACGAGAACGGCTACTTCCTCGCTCCGACCGTGCTCGACAACGTTTCGCTCGACGCCCCGGTCTACACCCAGGAGGTCTTCGGACCGGTGCTCGCCATCGTCCACGCCGACAACTATGACGAAGCCATGCGCATCGTCAACGCCCAACCGTTCGGCAACGGTTCCGCGATCTTCACCAACGACGGCGGCGTTGCGCGCCGCTTCCAGTTGGACGTCGAGGCCGGCATGGTCGGCATCAACGTACCTATTCCGACCCCGGTCGCCTACTACTCGTTCGGTGGATGGAAGGAGTCGCTGATGGGCGATCTGCACATCCACGGCCCCGAAGGTGTGCAGTTCTACACCAAGGCGAAGGCCATCACCACACGGTGGCCAAGCGAGGCCACCTTCAAAGCAACGATGTCCTTCCAGCGTGAGGAGTGA
- a CDS encoding GntR family transcriptional regulator, protein MTQARPESVDIPFTPEIVVDRDSATPLYHQISQPLSDMISSGWLVPGQLIEDEVAMANRLQVSRPTARRALEELVNRGLVVRRRRVGTRVAPRHVHRPLGLTSLYDDLKESGYAIRSEVLSYEVLLANEDQAHRLKAATGIEIVRIRRLRYIDDAPLAIMTNLIPYDVAPSLSELNEQGLYACMRKRGVNPYSAEQTIGARLATRSDADLLNIDSGSALVTMQRTTYDKEGRIIEFGDHVYVSSLYSYHLQLFV, encoded by the coding sequence GTGACGCAAGCACGACCGGAATCGGTAGACATACCGTTCACTCCCGAGATCGTCGTCGACCGCGACTCTGCCACCCCGCTCTATCATCAGATCTCTCAGCCGCTCAGCGACATGATTTCTTCTGGCTGGCTGGTGCCGGGCCAACTCATCGAGGACGAGGTGGCGATGGCGAACAGGCTGCAGGTCTCTCGCCCGACCGCCCGACGGGCACTGGAGGAGCTGGTCAATCGTGGCCTGGTGGTGCGCCGTCGCCGTGTCGGCACGCGAGTCGCCCCGCGCCACGTGCATCGTCCATTGGGGTTGACGTCGCTCTACGACGATCTGAAGGAATCCGGTTACGCCATCCGCAGCGAGGTGCTCAGCTACGAGGTGCTGCTCGCCAACGAAGACCAGGCACACCGGCTGAAGGCAGCCACCGGCATCGAGATCGTGCGGATCCGCCGGTTGCGCTATATCGATGATGCGCCGCTGGCCATCATGACCAACCTCATCCCCTACGACGTCGCCCCCTCGCTCAGCGAACTCAATGAGCAAGGCTTGTACGCCTGCATGCGCAAGCGCGGCGTCAATCCTTATTCGGCCGAGCAGACGATAGGCGCCAGGCTGGCCACCCGAAGCGACGCAGACCTGCTCAACATCGATTCGGGCTCGGCATTGGTCACGATGCAGCGCACCACCTATGACAAGGAAGGCCGGATCATCGAGTTCGGTGACCATGTCTACGTCTCGTCGCTCTACTCGTATCACCTGCAGCTGTTCGTCTAA
- the rmuC gene encoding DNA recombination protein RmuC, with product MELTTVLGWIIALLAGCAIGVIVGRSRSEAALARVKAEGQAAVAQVRAETDAAVAVAEAQRDAAVQRFEEIAGDRETLANQFKVLSDQTLAEQQRRAEAAAEQRLKSTEALMTPVKDGLTALNTQLNRVETARSAQAAELSEQVRQVVATSESLRRETSTLSTALRKPQVRGAWGELQLHRVVEIAGMLDHCDFYEQASTVTSSDAHIRPDMKIMLGEGKFVYVDSKVPLSAFLDAQEARSDDERQTRLTQFGTNVKSHVDQLSAKQYWKSDTGTPEFVILFIPSEALATEALAQRPDLHEYAAARNIVIATPTSLIGLLRAVAYGWKQAALADSAAEVFSLGREIYDRLITMGEAFAKLGRSLQQSVNHYNSTLGSLETRVLVSARRFRDLQVTEKELSPQKGVEQAPRALSAPELIADADGQHADPRARVQLVRER from the coding sequence ATGGAACTCACCACAGTGCTGGGCTGGATCATCGCCCTGCTGGCCGGTTGTGCGATCGGCGTGATCGTCGGCCGGTCACGAAGTGAAGCTGCGCTGGCGCGCGTCAAGGCCGAGGGCCAGGCTGCGGTGGCGCAGGTACGTGCCGAGACGGACGCGGCCGTTGCCGTGGCCGAGGCTCAACGGGACGCCGCCGTGCAGAGGTTCGAGGAGATCGCCGGCGACCGCGAGACCTTGGCGAACCAATTCAAGGTTTTGTCCGATCAGACCTTGGCCGAACAGCAGCGCCGCGCCGAAGCCGCGGCCGAGCAGCGCCTCAAGAGCACCGAAGCGTTGATGACGCCGGTGAAAGACGGTCTGACCGCGCTCAATACCCAGCTCAACCGGGTCGAGACGGCACGATCGGCCCAGGCCGCCGAGCTGAGCGAACAGGTGCGCCAAGTGGTGGCGACCAGCGAATCGCTACGCCGCGAGACGAGCACGCTGTCGACGGCGTTGCGCAAGCCACAGGTACGCGGCGCCTGGGGTGAGTTGCAACTGCACAGGGTCGTCGAGATCGCCGGCATGCTCGACCACTGCGACTTCTATGAGCAGGCAAGCACCGTGACATCCTCCGACGCACATATCCGGCCCGACATGAAGATCATGCTGGGCGAGGGCAAGTTCGTCTACGTCGACTCCAAGGTGCCCCTGAGCGCCTTCTTGGACGCCCAGGAGGCGCGATCCGACGACGAGCGGCAGACAAGGCTGACTCAGTTCGGCACGAACGTGAAATCCCATGTCGACCAGCTGTCGGCCAAGCAGTATTGGAAATCCGACACCGGCACACCCGAATTCGTCATCCTGTTCATCCCGAGCGAGGCGCTGGCGACAGAAGCACTGGCTCAGCGTCCCGACCTGCATGAATATGCGGCCGCCCGCAACATCGTCATCGCCACCCCGACATCGCTGATCGGCCTGCTGCGAGCCGTCGCCTATGGCTGGAAGCAGGCCGCGCTGGCCGACTCCGCCGCCGAGGTCTTCAGCCTCGGGCGGGAGATCTACGACCGGCTGATCACAATGGGCGAGGCGTTCGCGAAGCTCGGACGCTCGCTCCAGCAGTCGGTCAACCACTACAACTCGACCCTGGGTTCACTGGAGACCCGCGTGCTGGTCAGCGCACGCCGGTTCCGGGACCTTCAGGTCACCGAAAAGGAATTGAGCCCGCAGAAGGGCGTCGAGCAGGCTCCGCGCGCGCTGTCGGCTCCCGAACTGATCGCGGACGCCGATGGGCAGCATGCGGACCCACGCGCGCGCGTCCAACTGGTGCGAGAGCGGTGA
- a CDS encoding 4-hydroxy-3-methylbut-2-enyl diphosphate reductase, whose amino-acid sequence MRGVGIVPKLVHMTESEAEPVTKRVAVAAPRGYCAGVDRAVVTVERALQQFGSPVYVRKQIVHNKHVVEGLEAKGAIFVDELSEVPAGALVIFSAHGISPQVRAEAKSRGLRTIDATCPLVTKVHHEAKRFSGQGLPILLIGHNGHEEVEGTTGEAPESITLIQHPDDVDKLDLPTDQPVAWLTQTTLSVDETSQTIGKLRDKFPKLVDPPSDDICYATQNRQDAVKQIASHSDLVIVVGSRNSSNSVRLVEVALEAGAKAAYRVDDASEIDPAWLTDVNQIGVTSGASVPETLVDGVLDRLVELGFPPAVEERLVDESLTFSLPPQLRKHDTRRRR is encoded by the coding sequence ATCAGGGGGGTTGGGATCGTGCCTAAGCTTGTCCATATGACCGAATCAGAGGCTGAGCCGGTGACCAAACGCGTCGCAGTCGCGGCGCCCCGCGGCTATTGCGCCGGCGTTGACCGAGCGGTCGTCACCGTCGAACGGGCACTGCAGCAGTTCGGTTCTCCGGTCTATGTGCGCAAGCAGATCGTCCACAACAAGCACGTCGTGGAAGGCCTGGAAGCCAAGGGCGCGATCTTCGTCGATGAACTCAGCGAGGTTCCTGCCGGTGCCCTGGTGATCTTCTCCGCACACGGCATTTCACCGCAGGTGCGTGCGGAGGCCAAGTCACGCGGGCTGCGGACGATCGACGCGACCTGCCCGCTGGTCACCAAGGTGCACCACGAGGCGAAACGCTTCTCGGGCCAGGGGCTCCCGATCCTGCTGATCGGCCACAACGGCCACGAAGAGGTCGAAGGCACCACGGGCGAGGCGCCGGAATCCATCACTCTCATTCAGCACCCGGACGACGTCGACAAGCTCGATCTGCCCACCGATCAGCCGGTCGCCTGGCTCACCCAAACCACGCTCAGCGTCGACGAGACATCGCAGACCATCGGCAAGCTGCGCGACAAGTTTCCGAAATTGGTCGATCCGCCGTCCGACGACATCTGCTACGCGACCCAGAACAGGCAGGATGCGGTCAAGCAGATCGCCTCGCATTCCGATCTGGTGATCGTGGTGGGTTCCCGCAATTCGTCGAACTCCGTCCGGTTGGTCGAGGTCGCACTCGAGGCGGGTGCCAAGGCCGCCTACCGGGTGGACGATGCGTCCGAGATCGATCCGGCCTGGCTCACCGATGTCAATCAGATCGGCGTCACCTCGGGTGCCTCGGTGCCGGAGACGCTGGTGGACGGCGTGCTCGACAGGCTGGTCGAGCTCGGGTTCCCGCCGGCCGTCGAAGAACGGCTGGTCGACGAGTCACTGACCTTCTCTCTGCCACCACAGCTGCGCAAACACGACACTCGCCGGCGACGCTGA